The DNA window AGTTTTTGTAAATTCCAtgatttaaatacaaaaattatcAATGAGGAATAACAGAAGTTTAAATTCCAGAAAACTAAATTTAGTAGATGATAAATTATGCTTAATTTTTTAAGATAAAGTCTCTGTTGATCTCTGGCTTAATTTTTCAGGGAACTGGGAAATCTCCCATCTCTATAAAGTGCTAATAGACAAATGGACAGATCAATGGACAATGGTAGATGAATCTCTTTACAGTAGAGAGGGCATcctaatttttcaaaaatattttcttttttctgcattctagaataaacattttaacctcattgtttaaaaaaaaaaaaaaagactctcCCGATAGGAGTTTCTTTTATAGATATGAGATAGGGTCTGGCAAGGATggagttaaaatatatttcctaaTTAGCCATGGAAGCATTCTGCTAAACAGCATGAGAAGATGAGATTGCTAGGTGCTGGCAAAAAGAGATGATGAGTCTCATTTACAGCAGctaattcttttcattttctttaagagGAAGAGTTTCATGGGGAAAAAGGAGTTTCAGTGgtaaaatgcttcattttcctcATGGAAATTTAGTTCAAATGATCTAACTTAAAACATTTGCACTGACTTTGCTGAAGCAATACCCCATTTTTACTTGGAACTTGAGCTAAAGTGTTAATGAGTAGTTCTTAAAATATCCAGACATGAACAATtattaatgttttgttttgaaaaaatacACCTCCCAGATGCAGAAATTGTATCTAGCCTGGATCTGTTTGATACAAATTGTTAGAATATGAACTAAAtctctaatttttaaataagaatatTGTGGTTTAATGTTCTGCAAAAAATCCAGAATTAAGTTTAAATGGGAAGATTTAAATAGAGGCATGAGTCAAATGGATGGAAAATAGAGATACATATGTATTTAGGTTTTAGGCAAAATTAAATTAGTCCAATAATACATTAGATGAATCATAGTGAATTTTTTCTTCAAGTTGTGATACTGTGCAAATATTTAGCAGTAAACCTACTTACCAACTGAAGTTATGATGATATGAATAATAGTAACTGTTACAGCATAGTCCCAAACCCATTCTTCCACAACCAGAGCAAACAGCAGACCACAAATGAAGAAAGTTATTTCCAAGGATATCACAAGAACTGTAAATGAAAATAGGATATTTTCACCAAACACAGTTTTGAAAGGCTTCCTTTCATATTCCAAATGATAGCAATAAGAAGATAAAACACCTGAGATAGCTATGCAGATTTTCCTACAGGTCACTgagttcagttttgggcccctcaaTACAAGACAGAtactgaggtgctggagtgtgcccagagaggagcagcagagggaagggtctggaacacAAGTTCtttgaagagcagctgagggagctgggggtgttgagcctggagaaaaggagtctCAAGGGGATCTTACccctctctacaactgcctgagaggaggctgtagccaggtggggatgagctgcttctcccaggcagccagCAACAGGAGGAGTAGAAATGGCCATAAGTTGTACCAGGGGAGGTATAGATTGGGTATTAGGAAAccttttttcacagaaaaggcTGTGAATCTTTGGAACTGCCCGTGGAAGTGGTGGAGTCTCCATCTCTGGAAGCACTTGAAAAAGAGTGTGGATATGATACTTGGTAATGGTGAATGTGAGCATGGCAGTGGTGCCACACTGATgattggacttggtgatcttaaaaatgtttttcaaccTAGATGGTTCtgtcattctatgattctattaaaTAATATGCTTATGTTTTCcatacaaagattttttttgtgacagACATCTGCATGGGTTTAACCTAATTTGCCTATagactttaaaatattatatattttatataaaaatatgtaataaCAGGATTATGACTAGTGATAGCACTATGACTGATTTACATAGCCTAGATGAGAAATTTAAAGTGAATTTTCCTTAGAGACCATACACATTCTTTGCATATGGTGCCAAGTAGATTTGTTTGGTACTGACataggtaatttttttctcaaacaaaacaaaattgtgtAGTTAAGGGGTTATGCTTGGTGAGAAACTTCATCACTTCCTCCCTTCATTGTGTCATATATTTCTATGGTATATGTACCAAAatatctacatctacatctctCTATGCATATATTTCTACCTCAGAACAATTTAAAGACATAGAAAGGGAGATAGGGCAGAGAGCCTAGCATCCCTACAAGCAGGAGCCTGGCTTTTCGTGGTGCTGTGTGGCTATGTGGGCTAGCAGGGGCTTGCATGGAAAATGCTTCATGTCCCTTCTGCTTCAGTCCTGAGTTCACATACAACAGGCCATAAACATGAGTTTGTAATTCAGATAATTGTCCATCTAAATGCAATCTGTTCTTCTTTTTAAGTACATGGGCATATAAAAGTAACGCTTTTattggaattttttatttttcttactgttgCAATAACCTAATCTCTATGATTGCCATAGCTGACAGTAGAGAGAccatatttcttttctttttttcactcaaTTTATACAGTGAAATTTACTTTGGCAGCATTTTGTGCCCTtcaattttattgttttatttagaGGGTCTATTACTCCTTACTGATGGATGGATCTTCCAAtgagcagtttaaaaaaaattctaaaaaaaataataaaaatgtaactgGAAAAACCTCATGTGGTTAGGAAAGCGGGAAATAAgacttaaaaattaatgtttcacAATGCGTTATAATATCTTTTGTTTATCGTATTTCATGAATCCCTTTAAATTATGCCAATAATTTAGTAATTTAGAAAGGGGTTTTAATGTAGGCAAATGCTCTGGAAACTTTTTTACAAAACTGGGAATCCAGAAAGGATATACTGAGCTGATTATATCCAGAAGTATATCCAGACACGATATTCTGAGCTTATTTCCATCTTTATTTTGAGATTATCTTAAGACAGAATTCTGTTTTTAACAGGAATGAGTGAAACTCCTGAGTAAACAAATTTTCATTTGCAACATCATTTAGACATCTTTTGACGCTATGCCCTTGGGTTTTAAACAGATGCTCTTATGTTCTGTGTTTCCATGTCATTTTCATGGATGGACAGAAAGGAGGATGGGATGCTAATTGATGGTATGAAATAGCTGTTGTCTTTGGCATATAAACATGTTGCACCAAACTGACTGATAAaatttgtagggaaaaaaatcatgttaCATGATACAGTAATTGCATTTTGTCCTGAAAAGTAATTCTAATGGaatatgctttattttttttttccactggcatAACATAAATGTTCTTTCTTCATCTGAAATTGGTATTAACACCATACAAACGTCCATGCATTTTTATTACTCTTTTAACCTACAAACTAACCAATTTACTTTTGAGCTTTATGTATTTTACTGACAGATTATGAAGTTTGCCTTTGTAAAATAGATTACAAATCTGGTAAAATTTTGTGTATGCATGCAATTTTTTAGGAATGACAGTTTAgcaaaaagaatatattttgagAGCTTCAGAATCATTGCAGAAATTTGTATTAGGATTTATAAAGGTACTTTTAGGGATTGAGCTACAATCAAATTCTGATATTTTAATGCCCACTGTATTCAAGCATTACCAAAGCAAAATTGCCATTACTTAAATGTGACCCTTTTCTCTGATCTGAATCCAGTGATTCATAAGAAATTTGCTGCagtatgaaaattaaattaaacaactTTGTGGAGGAACTTGATATAGGTAATTGTTCTGCAATGAAAATGAATCATTGTGGCAAAGCAGGACATTTTCTTCTGATCATGCAAGATGAGAAGAAGAACTCAACAAAAAGCCTAAAATTCGCTTGAATGTTAAGTAGCAGTACAGAAATTAGAAGCTCTGGCAAGATGCATAAACATTTAATTGCAGTGTagttaaaatacagaaatcattGGTATTACtaaaacagctttaaaatacTGTCCATTGGAAGACAAGTTTACATCTATATGCAATATATTTTCTtgagtgaggggaaaaaaaataaaaagagaaatgaacTTCAGTTACCTAAATAATATGGGTTAATCCATGAGggatttgttttaaaatcaaaagGTGCCAAACCATCCAACATTTTAATCCTgtggaaacaaaattaataaatttaaacagGGAGTTTTAGTAATTTCTTAGTGATTACACGACATATTATGAGTGTTTTTAAATAGGATTTCAAATGGCATACTCTGGGTTTTTGCAAGCTCTCTAAGTCTCATTCTGAGTTGTGGTTTTGCCCTTGCTcacttttttttaagatgtttgGTGCTATGCATGCTAATCAGTAACTTCCTAGGGGGATataatttgtctttttcattgactataaaatctttattttccttttttttatgtCATCTTTTCTCTTACATTCATTAATTTACATGGTATAACTGCAAGGAAGAGTATTAGAATCAACATTTTATATTAGTTTTGAGTCTCCACTTGCCAATTTGTGCACTTGGAAGAAAGTTCAGGTACAACAATTCAACTGaatttgaaaaattatgttCACAGAATAACCAGGCCAGGATGCCTCCAGTCTGGATGCTTCCTTTAAATAGGCATATTTAAAGGAATATGGACCCATGAGGTTCAGTATGCCAGCATATCAGACTAAAGACAGGGAGAAGATCATACCTGAATACTGCAAAGCACACAGAGAGGACCACATAATACACAGTGTAGAAAACTATTATGCATATCAACAGGTTCATCAGAACAACCTGCAAAAGGGCATAAAACAGTAAAACCTAAAGCCATGTTAACATAAGGCATTCTCAGAAAATAGTTCTAGGTTTCTAtcaaaaaataatgtgaaaaaaagtttataaaataaaacatttagggaggatttttgctgttgctgcttaCATAAATGTGCTAAAAGCTCACTGGTACGTTTCGGCTCTGAATGTGTGGCTATAATGTGTGGCTTTGTTTCTATCATGTGTTGTTATATACCTGCTacatataaaatttaaaagtgttGCTAAAAGGAGAAGGATATTTCTTGACAGTTATTAAGAAATTAAGAAGGTACAGAGAGGAGGCTCAAAAGGGAGCTGTAGCTAGAaatgtttgggggttttcttcATTAGGGCTACAATCCTAAAGAGGTCAATCTGTTTAGCTGCAAGGGATGATTTGATTATGATGGATAAGTACCTTCACAGAAAATACCAGGTACTTAAGGGGTCTTTAATCTATCAGCAAAGACACAAGAAGTAAACAGTTACAAGTTCTAGCTAGACAAATTGGAAAGATGCAGGAAGGACATCTTGGCTTGTAAAGGTAATTACCCCATGGAACAAACTCCCTTTGGAAATAAGATATCCTACTAAGCAGTAGTAGATGCTTCTGAGTGTGAAACTTCAACTCCAACATTAATTTCTGGCCTTAGTTCTTTGAGTGGTTGTGTGGTAGGTAATGTATTTACAGAAGCATACAACGTTGACAGAAGTGGGAACACTGTGAATATATCAAACCACCTATTTTTATATTGATAAATGTTGTAAAGTGATAAATATTGAATACTGTATCTATCTCCCACAAAAGGAGAGACTAAGGACCTTTAGTTTCTAATGCAACAGGAGATAAACCCATCATGCCTGTAGAAACTGATATTTGTCAATAAAAAAAGTCCAGGACAgtcttactcttttttttttttttccctatgtcAAAACAAAGCCAAGCAAAAACTGAGAACTATTAATCTCTTCAGCCACATTTGTGGGCTAAATACAGCTCCTTTGTACTGCCTGTATTCTTATTCTAAATGAAAATTGGCCAAATAACTCATTTTATCCCTTCTTTTTGACAGTGCACACCATCACTGTGGTAATGGTAATTAACTACAATGTCATGTGTAAGTTTGGCATGCTGCCTCCTACTCCCCTGAACACAACTTCAAGCATTGGAAGTTTAATGTTTGGCACATTTTTGGTGGgaatcttttttatttcattgctcTGGGCAGCCGCACTTTTCCTGGGATTCTCCTTTATCCCTTCCCCCTCCTTTGTGCAACTGCCTCTGTGAAGCCTTATCTGCCCTAGATGGGGATTGGTACAGTAATAAAAGTGGCGAGAGAGGGCTGAAGGGAAAATCACACAGCTGCAGGATGGCTGGGAGACAATGACCTATTGACCTGTAATTACAGTAGGCAAATTCCTAGCCTGGAAGTCAGCAACAAACTTTCATTGGCATCAAAGgcacagtatttttctctttgtaccTGGAATATTCTTAATCCCTCTTTTAGGGATGTAATGAGGTATAGTATGCTTTGCTCACTTGAGTAAGCCAAGGAAATGCACAcaacacaaaaatgaaaacactgaaacCTTTCCAGTTTTATCACATtctacctatttttttttatttgaccTGGCCACAGAAAGTTAAAcatactttttttgttttttaatctgagaatacttttattttcaatctattttcccttttctagaTCTTCTGGTATTTCAAATCAAAAAACTCACAAGTTAAAATCTACAGGATTATTCATTATCTGTCAAAACAACTTAAAGGAAGAATCTTAGGAAATCACTGGTGACATCAAATGTAAAATTTCATGACACTTCCAATAATTTTATCTCCTAAGTGGATCAACATCACatattttaaatcctttttatAAGATGTACTCTGCAGTACTTGCTGCCAGCACTATAGGATAGAGTATCCCcttaatttttggttttttataaGAAAAGAACATTGAAGAACAGTCTGTAAGAATGAAAGCAACAGCTCATTCTAGTCCCACAGCAGTTGTCTAATTCTCCAATACTATCTGGTGACATATACAACACTAAATAATCTCAATTCCCTTTACCTTGGTTTCAGCAGTTTTGATCTTGAGAGCCATGGACACATGATGAGTGAAAGGAAGTGCTGTTGCTATATTCCGTATGCCAGCTTTAGCAGGAAGAAGCAGCTggttttcaccccaaaaaacattcTAATGGGTAAGTATAGGACAGGGTAGGGTGAGGTGAGTTGATTGGATTAAACTGATTTGAGACAGAAGACATCTGTGAGCTAAATGTAAGCCGctgaagagcagagagaaaatccTGCTTGCTCATTCAGTGTTCGTATTTTTGTAGCTACAGTCAGCCAAAGcatatctaaaataaaatttggctATTTAGACACAACATTATTATTCTTTTCTAccttttaattgcctttttttcagCATTCATGTGATCACAGTTCCTTGGCTTTATTGTAACTTTCTACTTTTAATTATCTTTTACCTTTTCTAACATTAATTCTATTGACTATAGATGTGAAGTGGTACATTCTTCACAATGTTCTTTgctaacatttttcttctgactATCACTTTATTACATCAAGTATAATTCACATTAAATTAGGTATAATTAAGTTAAGAAATTCCAGACTTATGTTatgactcttttttttcctgaaccgTATTTTGTTCCTTCAGTAGAATGAAATTGAGTGTGCTTTAAAGCACATCCAACTTTGAGTGAGCAATTCCTTAATAGATTCAAATTTGACTTTTTACAGGCACATTATGATTCAGTATGCTGTGTTATttggaaaaagaagatgcttctGAAACTGAACCAagaatgaactttttttttcctgctgacaCTAACATAATATGTGCAAATTTCATTAGGGTTTTTTATGCCTTTTTAGTCatacaaaataaatgttatcTGCTCTAAAATGCAGTCTGCACTCGGCAAACAAGAGCTTTCACTCATAGATTTGATAGCTCCAGATTGTGAATACTGTCAGGGAAATTACTGCTAGTATTGTGTGAAATTCCTTCCTGTGCAAAAATACTAGCATAAAAATCTGTACATCAGTAAAGTCCTATTTTGAGGGCTGAAGTGATGACAAAGGAATatactgaaacaaaataaaaaatacctaAACTGAATTGCTTAAACAGTTGCAATAGTcaaatgtaataaataaatgaagaaatatttgctttaataatttaaaaatattttaaaaggagaaaaaggattCATTCAAAGAGCACTCTATCTACCCCAAAGAATCAGCTGAAAACAGCCATGACCTCAAATCAGTCTGCAGAAACTTTTTCAGTAGCTATAACTAGCAAGGTAATTGAAAAAGTAGTGGGTTGCATTAATCTCAGATAACTATTTAACATAACAAGAGTTTACATTCACTGACTTCTTCGCAAAGAATCGATTTAACCAAAGACTGATGATAGAAACAAAGTCAACAAGTTTGACTGAAATGTAATTGAAGCTGTAGGCATGGATTTGCTGGGCAGACTAAGAGGTTCTTCCCATTCCTATTGCACAGTTTAAAACTTCAAGTACTCTGAGAGAACCGATAATATTTCTATCACACCCTTGCTTCAAGTCTGTAAACACTTGAATTGTGGTAACCCAGTGAACAGGAGCAAATCAAATACTGACTAAGTCACTCAGTAGTGGATGTCAACTATAAAAATGATGCTGTTAGCTACATGTTGAGATAATGGAATAATGacgtttttattttttattttcctaaaatttacTGGATCAGCTGCAAGAAAAATGACAACTATTCAGCAGAGAGAGACAAAAGAGAGTTTTAATGGAAGTTAGAATAAATTATCTAATCTGGTTTCAACAAGCcctacttttaaataaatacttttttttttttttttggtcattaCACTACAAAATTTTATTAGGACTgtgagggaaaataaaaaaaaacctgcattaCTTTTGAACCCCTGGAGTTTGTGCTAGTTTGCTTTGTGGAAACACACAGGAAAGAGTTACTTAGATAGGATAACAATACCTGACCCTCACATGTGTGACGACAGTTAGTAAAAACTATTTATTATTTGACATTGGCTGTACACATATACTCTCTTTGTAGTGACATGTAATGGACAATATCCAAGATACATCCAAAAAAACATAATAGCAGAAAATCACGGAATGGGGAACAccttttaaaagtgaaatgaaGAATACTTCAATAGGGCAGTAATTCTTCTTAAGAAT is part of the Poecile atricapillus isolate bPoeAtr1 chromosome 3, bPoeAtr1.hap1, whole genome shotgun sequence genome and encodes:
- the TMEM244 gene encoding transmembrane protein 244 gives rise to the protein MALKIKTAETKVVLMNLLICIIVFYTVYYVVLSVCFAVFRIKMLDGLAPFDFKTNPSWINPYYLVLVISLEITFFICGLLFALVVEEWVWDYAVTVTIIHIIITSVVMSEFPLMLHWWLALGSGVISMISGGQILAYFLFKDNFIYPILDDF